From a region of the Spelaeicoccus albus genome:
- the rsfS gene encoding ribosome silencing factor — MSATTEARELTEIAARAAAEKLADNIVAIDVSDRLALSDVFVIASAANERQVLAVVDEVEDKLRDNGFKALRREGYRDARWVLIDYGDIVVHVMHQEDREFYGLERLWKDCPVLDVSVSASSGRGDGTV; from the coding sequence GTGAGCGCAACCACCGAGGCCCGTGAGCTGACGGAAATCGCCGCTCGCGCGGCGGCCGAGAAACTTGCGGACAATATCGTGGCCATCGACGTCAGCGATCGGTTGGCGCTCAGTGACGTGTTCGTGATTGCGTCGGCTGCCAACGAACGGCAGGTACTGGCCGTCGTCGACGAAGTCGAGGACAAGCTGCGCGACAATGGTTTCAAAGCGCTACGGCGCGAAGGCTATCGCGACGCTCGCTGGGTGCTGATTGATTACGGCGACATCGTCGTGCACGTCATGCACCAGGAAGACCGTGAATTCTACGGCCTGGAACGCTTGTGGAAAGACTGCCCGGTGCTCGACGTGAGCGTGTCGGCGTCGTCCGGCCGCGGAGACGGC